The Primulina eburnea isolate SZY01 chromosome 6, ASM2296580v1, whole genome shotgun sequence genome contains a region encoding:
- the LOC140833459 gene encoding protein BIG GRAIN 1-like E: MYKYSFNWRNDSGELDVFEAAQYFSGAVDDQILGNFNNASNFSQKVIGKERQHQGQRAARMSLDSTMRDDITPRDQAKDSYKSKENKKYRHPSSPGGKLASFLNSLFSQTRSKKKRKSQSVGPKYFQEKEIPGERRERRSSISHFRTNTNSKNVDSKSRNFCLSSGFMQSAPTKPGKEVKFRDLFERQKHKDEGNEKPNSLQNQFCTEKKCTDDAWIAEINKNSGMNWIDDQYTSEEKEFRKFSDCDDGGDTDSSSDLFELPNCDLEFYSNGRPVYETTRVNSIRRGAPV; this comes from the coding sequence ATGTACAAGTACTCATTCAATTGGAGGAACGATTCCGGGGAGCTCGACGTGTTCGAGGCAGCTCAGTATTTCTCCGGTGCTGTTGATGATCAAATATTGGGGAACTTCAACAATGCTTCAAATTTTTCTCAGAAAGTCATCGGAAAAGAAAGGCAGCACCAAGGTCAGAGAGCTGCAAGAATGAGCCTCGATTCGACTATGAGGGATGATATAACTCCACGAGATCAGGCAAAAGATTCATATAAGAGCAAGGAAAACAAGAAGTACAGGCATCCGAGTTCTCCAGGCGGTAAGCTTGCTAGTTTCTTGAATTCACTGTTCAGTCAAACAAGATCGAAGAAGAAGCGTAAATCCCAATCCGTTGGCCCGaaatattttcaagaaaaagaAATCCCTGGTGAAAGAAGGGAAAGGAGAAGCAGCATCAGCCATTTCCGTACCAACACTAATTCTAAAAATGTTGATTCTAAATCCAGGAATTTTTGCTTGAGTTCTGGTTTTATGCAATCCGCTCCCACAAAACCTGGCAAAGAAGTCAAATTCAGGGATTTGTTTGAGCGTCAGAAGCATAAAGATGAGGGGAATGAGAAGCCAAACTCTTTGCAGAATCAGTTTTGTACTGAGAAAAAGTGCACGGATGATGCCTGGATTGCGGAGATTAACAAGAATTCTGGCATGAATTGGATCGACGATCAGTACACATCGGAAGAAAAGGAGTTCAGGAAATTCAGTGATTGTGATGACGGTGGAGATACAGATTCAAGTTCGGATCTGTTTGAATTGCCAAATTGTGACTTAGAATTTTATTCAAATGGTCGGCCTGTTTATGAAACAACTAGGGTAAACAGCATCAGGAGAGGTGCTCCAGTTTAA